Proteins from a single region of Bdellovibrio svalbardensis:
- a CDS encoding outer membrane protein assembly factor BamB family protein has translation MKIQSLYSSAVIMSLMLMGCSTLNSTMSNLGESWSSRNNKRTFEVKTAWVRSTTEKDNLGFRKINRMTPILVGNLVIQGNGVDGIAAYERETGDLKWRLPVVNGVEPSAALIRDRLFFGASDGNFYSIEASTGRVQWTFPTKIENLSEPLLDEGVVYFLSGSNVFYALDAATGKQLWLYSRQDTSQFSIRGGSKAALRNGILYVGFSDGSLVALNAKSGNVVWELQLNRNKRFRDIDATPVIDGDQIYIAGYDDKLYCVSAEKGEVVWRVDGGGYSGVSISGDKLFYPTTGGEVLALQKANGEKLWSYKVKDGIPTQVKIFKGIIAFGESQGRLQFLDLNTGKVLGEMEPGRGILSAPQVDEKNNRVYFISGEANLYAIDAAWVKKDYFQE, from the coding sequence ATGAAAATTCAAAGTCTTTACTCCTCTGCGGTTATTATGTCTTTGATGTTGATGGGGTGCTCCACTTTAAACTCGACCATGAGCAATCTTGGAGAGTCGTGGAGTTCTCGCAATAACAAAAGAACTTTTGAAGTTAAGACGGCTTGGGTGCGTTCGACGACTGAAAAAGACAATCTGGGGTTCCGCAAAATCAATCGCATGACGCCAATTCTTGTAGGCAATTTAGTGATCCAAGGTAATGGCGTTGACGGTATAGCGGCTTATGAACGCGAGACGGGTGATCTAAAGTGGCGTCTTCCAGTTGTAAATGGTGTTGAACCAAGTGCTGCTCTTATTCGTGATCGTTTGTTCTTTGGTGCGAGTGATGGAAACTTCTACTCTATAGAGGCCAGCACAGGTCGTGTGCAATGGACCTTCCCAACTAAGATCGAGAATCTTTCTGAGCCATTGCTTGATGAAGGCGTGGTTTATTTCCTGTCCGGAAGCAATGTTTTCTATGCTTTGGATGCGGCAACTGGAAAGCAACTTTGGTTGTATTCACGCCAGGACACTTCACAATTCTCCATTCGTGGTGGCAGCAAAGCGGCACTTCGTAATGGGATTCTTTATGTAGGTTTCTCAGATGGGTCACTGGTTGCATTGAATGCGAAAAGCGGCAATGTGGTCTGGGAGCTTCAGTTGAATCGTAATAAGCGCTTCCGTGATATCGATGCCACTCCGGTTATTGATGGTGATCAGATCTATATCGCTGGTTATGACGACAAGCTTTACTGTGTTTCTGCGGAAAAAGGCGAGGTTGTTTGGAGAGTTGATGGCGGTGGATACAGCGGCGTCAGCATTTCAGGCGACAAACTTTTCTATCCGACAACTGGCGGTGAAGTTCTGGCTTTGCAAAAGGCGAATGGCGAAAAGCTGTGGTCTTACAAAGTGAAAGACGGCATTCCGACGCAGGTGAAAATCTTTAAAGGCATTATTGCCTTTGGGGAGTCTCAGGGACGGCTTCAGTTTTTAGATCTAAATACTGGAAAAGTCTTGGGTGAGATGGAACCTGGACGTGGGATTCTGTCTGCTCCTCAGGTTGATGAGAAAAACAATCGTGTGTATTTCATTTCAGGCGAGGCAAATCTTTACGCAATTGATGCTGCTTGGGTGAAAAAAGATTACTTTCAGGAGTAG
- a CDS encoding tetratricopeptide repeat protein: MSTKISKDALKSPDQVTKTLREGFVWTTTHSKIVITVVAAFIVVGTGISIAGYLSDKKETATQEKYFAVEKVYNEKRRGFEEAARAEVMAGQAKDKKTAPAFDPAKKASGDLQKDYGTVIPGFEALINEAPSTTAARMAALNLSNIYMEYKKTDEALATLQKVEKALNKSEATSALVYMQMGNAFADKNDCKSAVDTWQKITAAKNFQFAHDEAKLRMGLCYESLNDAAKAEQLYTEVAKKENAEQPTDVAAVREASKYLRLLKAKKSL, translated from the coding sequence TTGAGCACGAAAATCTCTAAAGACGCTTTGAAGTCACCAGATCAAGTTACCAAAACTTTGCGTGAAGGTTTTGTCTGGACTACGACACACTCTAAAATTGTTATTACTGTGGTTGCTGCTTTTATCGTAGTGGGTACAGGGATTTCTATCGCTGGATATCTTTCTGATAAAAAAGAAACAGCAACTCAAGAGAAGTACTTCGCGGTTGAAAAAGTTTATAACGAAAAACGTCGTGGCTTTGAAGAAGCAGCTCGTGCGGAAGTGATGGCAGGTCAAGCTAAGGACAAAAAAACAGCTCCGGCTTTTGATCCCGCAAAGAAAGCTTCTGGCGACTTGCAAAAAGACTATGGAACTGTGATTCCTGGTTTTGAAGCCTTGATCAATGAAGCGCCAAGCACGACAGCAGCAAGAATGGCCGCTTTGAACTTGAGCAATATCTATATGGAATACAAAAAAACTGATGAAGCTCTTGCGACTTTGCAAAAAGTTGAAAAAGCTTTGAATAAATCAGAGGCGACCAGCGCTTTGGTTTACATGCAAATGGGTAATGCCTTTGCTGATAAAAATGACTGCAAATCTGCCGTTGATACTTGGCAAAAAATCACTGCTGCAAAGAATTTCCAATTTGCTCATGATGAAGCGAAACTTCGTATGGGTCTTTGCTATGAGTCTTTGAATGACGCTGCAAAAGCTGAACAGCTTTACACAGAAGTAGCTAAAAAAGAGAACGCGGAACAACCTACTGATGTCGCTGCAGTTCGTGAAGCCTCTAAGTATCTACGTCTTTTGAAGGCGAAGAAAAGCCTTTAG
- a CDS encoding Glu/Leu/Phe/Val family dehydrogenase → MKESTLGTFEVISKHGDHEQVVFCNDPNVGLKAIIAIHNTALGPALGGTRMWNYKNEDEALVDVLRLSKGMTYKAAASGLNLGGGKAVIIGDPKTQKSEGLFRAFGQFVNSLNGKYITAEDVGTNVQDMEHIYMETPWVTGIPKDFGGSGDPSPYTAHGVLMGIKASAKEKFGTDSLKGMRIAIQGLGNVGSNLAKYLQAEGAEMTVADIDMARTKKVAETYGAKAVSSEEILFTDCDILAPCALGAIVNDQTITKFKTKVIAGGANNVLAEARHGDQLRELGILYAPDYVINAGGLMNVFVELEGYSPDRAFEKTKRVYDNILKVYEIAKRDNIGTHTAADRLAEERIKTIGRLKQRHPGKSSRSFTTLREVYNR, encoded by the coding sequence ATGAAGGAGTCTACTTTGGGAACTTTTGAAGTCATCTCTAAGCATGGTGATCATGAACAAGTTGTATTCTGTAATGATCCGAATGTTGGTTTAAAAGCTATCATCGCAATCCACAACACGGCGCTAGGTCCAGCTCTTGGTGGAACACGCATGTGGAACTACAAAAATGAAGATGAAGCTTTGGTGGACGTTCTTCGTCTTTCTAAAGGTATGACTTATAAAGCTGCGGCTTCAGGTTTGAACTTGGGTGGCGGTAAAGCGGTTATCATCGGTGACCCAAAAACTCAAAAATCAGAAGGTCTATTCAGAGCTTTTGGTCAGTTCGTAAACTCTTTGAATGGTAAATACATCACTGCTGAAGACGTTGGAACGAACGTTCAAGACATGGAGCATATCTACATGGAGACTCCTTGGGTGACTGGTATCCCTAAGGATTTCGGTGGTTCAGGCGATCCATCTCCATACACGGCGCATGGCGTTTTGATGGGTATTAAAGCTTCTGCCAAAGAGAAATTCGGTACGGATTCTTTGAAAGGCATGAGAATCGCTATTCAAGGTCTTGGTAACGTGGGTTCAAATTTGGCGAAATACCTTCAAGCTGAAGGCGCTGAGATGACAGTTGCTGATATCGACATGGCTCGCACTAAAAAAGTGGCAGAAACTTATGGCGCGAAAGCAGTAAGCTCTGAAGAAATCCTTTTCACAGATTGCGATATCTTGGCTCCGTGCGCTTTGGGTGCGATTGTTAACGATCAAACTATCACGAAGTTCAAAACCAAAGTCATCGCTGGTGGCGCGAATAACGTTCTTGCAGAGGCTCGTCATGGCGATCAATTGCGCGAATTGGGCATCTTGTACGCTCCAGACTACGTTATCAATGCCGGTGGTTTGATGAACGTATTCGTTGAGCTTGAAGGTTACTCTCCAGACCGCGCGTTTGAGAAAACGAAGCGTGTTTATGACAATATCTTAAAGGTTTACGAAATTGCAAAACGTGACAATATCGGAACCCACACTGCGGCGGATCGTCTGGCTGAAGAGCGTATCAAAACTATTGGTCGCCTCAAACAACGTCACCCAGGTAAATCTTCTCGTTCATTCACAACTTTGAGAGAAGTCTATAACCGCTAG
- the argS gene encoding arginine--tRNA ligase — translation MIKHDVVRLLATQKIAAAITKMGQSLTEDEIYKALVEPPNSEMGDLAFGCFTLAKALKKGPPQISAEIAQNIVTDSELVKAQAAGPYLNLTFSPQALGEKVVAPILDGSFFKKQILEKSPKTMIEYSQPNTHKELHVGHMRNLCLGDALVRMLRYSGREIISSTFPGDMGTHVAKCLWYMKKHNHEPVPAKEKGEWLGRMYSKANLLLEDQNGTPQEEINRAELTEILKQLESGNGPYYDLWKETREWSIALMKSVYKWANVEFDEWYFESDMDTPSASWVKDLYAQGKLEKSNGAIGMNLESENLGFCMLLKSDGTGLYATKDLLLAKHKFEDRKIEKSVYVVDMRQALHFKQVFRVLEILGFEQAKNCFHLQYNYVELPDGAMSSRKGNIIPLSSLVHSMEGHVKATYLSRYENEWSKEEIETVAGQVAKGAIFYGMLRMDTNKKIVFDMNEWLKLDGESGPFIQYSHARIASLGRKFPRTTDKVDWSQLSHASERQLMQAMFGFNTSVAQASENFKPAAICTYLYELAKKFNVFYHECPIGMEKDEATREARLALAAAVGATLKQGMSVLGMPAPDKM, via the coding sequence ATGATTAAACACGACGTCGTAAGGCTTTTAGCCACTCAAAAAATCGCTGCTGCCATCACTAAAATGGGCCAGTCTTTAACGGAAGACGAAATCTATAAAGCCTTGGTTGAACCACCGAACTCTGAAATGGGTGATCTGGCATTTGGGTGTTTTACGCTCGCAAAAGCCCTTAAAAAAGGCCCTCCACAAATTTCCGCTGAAATTGCGCAAAATATTGTGACCGATTCTGAATTGGTAAAGGCTCAAGCTGCAGGTCCTTATCTAAACCTGACGTTCTCTCCACAGGCTTTGGGTGAAAAAGTTGTGGCGCCGATTCTGGATGGTTCATTCTTTAAGAAACAAATTCTTGAGAAGTCTCCAAAAACAATGATCGAGTATTCGCAACCCAACACTCATAAAGAGTTGCATGTGGGGCATATGCGAAACCTTTGTCTGGGTGATGCCCTCGTGCGCATGCTTCGCTATTCGGGCCGCGAAATTATCTCTTCTACCTTTCCTGGCGATATGGGGACTCACGTCGCGAAGTGCCTTTGGTATATGAAAAAACACAACCACGAGCCGGTTCCTGCAAAGGAAAAGGGTGAGTGGTTGGGGCGTATGTATTCAAAAGCCAATCTTCTTCTCGAGGACCAAAACGGGACCCCGCAGGAAGAGATCAATCGCGCCGAATTGACCGAGATTCTAAAGCAGCTCGAGTCTGGCAATGGTCCTTACTATGACCTTTGGAAAGAGACTCGTGAGTGGTCCATCGCTTTGATGAAGAGTGTTTATAAATGGGCCAACGTTGAATTCGACGAGTGGTATTTTGAGTCGGACATGGATACACCTTCTGCATCTTGGGTGAAAGACCTTTATGCTCAGGGTAAGCTTGAAAAATCCAATGGCGCTATCGGTATGAATTTGGAGTCTGAGAATCTGGGTTTCTGTATGCTTTTGAAAAGCGATGGAACCGGACTTTATGCGACTAAAGATTTGCTTTTAGCGAAGCATAAATTCGAAGACAGAAAAATTGAGAAATCAGTTTATGTTGTCGACATGCGCCAGGCGTTGCATTTCAAGCAAGTTTTCCGTGTTCTGGAAATTCTTGGTTTCGAGCAGGCTAAAAATTGCTTCCATCTTCAATATAATTATGTCGAATTGCCTGATGGCGCGATGAGCTCTCGTAAGGGAAATATCATTCCTTTGAGTTCACTCGTACACAGTATGGAAGGCCATGTAAAAGCGACTTATTTAAGTCGTTATGAAAACGAATGGTCTAAAGAGGAAATTGAGACAGTTGCGGGGCAGGTTGCCAAAGGTGCTATTTTCTATGGCATGCTTCGTATGGATACGAACAAGAAGATCGTCTTTGATATGAATGAATGGCTGAAACTAGACGGCGAGTCGGGTCCATTCATTCAATACTCTCACGCACGTATTGCAAGTCTTGGCAGAAAGTTCCCGCGCACCACTGATAAAGTTGATTGGAGTCAGTTGTCGCATGCAAGTGAAAGACAATTGATGCAGGCGATGTTTGGCTTCAATACGTCAGTAGCACAAGCCTCTGAAAACTTTAAACCTGCCGCAATCTGCACTTATCTCTATGAGTTGGCGAAGAAGTTTAACGTTTTCTATCATGAGTGTCCTATCGGAATGGAAAAAGATGAAGCCACTCGAGAGGCGCGTCTGGCGTTGGCTGCTGCGGTCGGCGCTACCCTAAAACAAGGTATGTCTGTATTAGGAATGCCTGCTCCTGATAAAATGTAG
- a CDS encoding tyrosine-type recombinase/integrase, which yields MATASRYSLNKNKYLLAPETERLRKILTDFQDKDPRNCLMFWVALRTGARAQEILNIQRSDLNPYDESVFIRGIKGSNDREIPLHSDIFNRLHRFAEKEGGTKVFPISYNRLYQVWEMYRPVPKKFHSLRHTFAIELYQKTKDLRLVQVALGHRNITNTMVYADYVYSQQELRKLIL from the coding sequence ATGGCTACGGCATCTCGATACTCACTGAATAAAAACAAATATCTTCTCGCACCCGAAACAGAACGTTTGCGAAAAATTCTCACAGATTTCCAGGATAAGGATCCACGCAATTGTTTGATGTTTTGGGTGGCTTTAAGAACCGGCGCCCGGGCTCAGGAAATTCTCAATATTCAAAGGTCGGATTTGAACCCCTACGATGAAAGTGTTTTTATCCGGGGAATAAAGGGCTCGAACGATCGGGAAATTCCTCTTCATTCTGATATCTTCAATCGGCTTCATCGATTTGCCGAAAAAGAAGGGGGAACCAAGGTTTTCCCCATCTCTTACAATAGACTCTATCAAGTTTGGGAAATGTATCGCCCCGTTCCAAAGAAGTTCCACTCCTTAAGGCATACATTTGCGATTGAATTGTATCAAAAGACGAAGGATTTAAGATTGGTCCAGGTGGCGTTGGGACATCGAAATATCACCAACACCATGGTTTATGCGGATTACGTTTATTCGCAGCAGGAACTTCGCAAACTTATACTTTAA
- a CDS encoding TIGR02466 family protein, with translation MIKTLFPTFVYYAPLKAAGQKPTLSQMNKELKQEAKTYSRIDEEGQLWSLKNYPGGYTSYGSIAQLHQASTTFELLEKEINKHVRKFVKHLEMDIDPKELKMSSCWINIMPAGVHHSMHIHPLSVISGTYYVQTPKGSSAIKFEDPRMASFMATPPRKANAKEANQRFISLQPAEGHLVLFESWLRHEVPGNQFDKAAGGDTDKERISISFNYDWV, from the coding sequence ATGATAAAAACACTCTTCCCTACCTTCGTTTATTACGCGCCATTGAAGGCGGCTGGCCAAAAACCAACTTTGTCTCAAATGAATAAAGAGTTGAAACAGGAAGCTAAAACCTATTCGCGAATTGATGAAGAGGGGCAGCTTTGGTCCTTAAAAAACTACCCCGGTGGATACACATCTTATGGATCGATCGCGCAACTTCACCAAGCTTCGACAACATTTGAATTGCTTGAAAAAGAGATCAACAAACATGTTCGCAAATTTGTTAAACATCTCGAAATGGATATCGATCCCAAAGAACTTAAAATGAGCTCTTGCTGGATTAATATCATGCCGGCAGGGGTTCATCACAGCATGCATATCCACCCGCTCTCAGTTATCAGCGGGACTTACTATGTGCAGACTCCGAAGGGCAGCTCGGCAATTAAATTTGAAGATCCGCGCATGGCAAGCTTCATGGCAACACCACCTCGCAAAGCCAACGCCAAAGAGGCAAACCAAAGATTCATCTCTTTACAGCCAGCCGAAGGCCATCTCGTGCTCTTTGAAAGCTGGCTTCGTCATGAAGTCCCAGGGAATCAGTTCGACAAGGCTGCAGGTGGCGATACTGATAAAGAACGCATCAGCATCAGTTTCAACTACGACTGGGTGTAA
- a CDS encoding ABC transporter ATP-binding protein, giving the protein MPETTAAAASIQIKDLTKDFAKSTAGPVILDMNVQIAAGSFVSLVGASGSGKSTLLRLIAGLEKPTSGSVQTNTEQIGFVFQDANLLPWKTALENVYLPFELLPDLGLKKEEMKNKALKALEKVKLQEAAHLFPHELSGGMKMRVAIARALVTQPRLLLLDEPFAALDEITRSELQLQLRDLWKSEKMTVIFVTHSLVEASFLAERVIMLKGTGAKISSDKVLDLPGDRTDSLRTSETFNKVVRELSERLRA; this is encoded by the coding sequence ATGCCGGAAACAACTGCGGCAGCTGCAAGTATTCAAATTAAGGACCTGACGAAGGATTTTGCGAAAAGCACCGCAGGCCCCGTCATTCTTGACATGAATGTGCAAATTGCTGCGGGTTCTTTCGTTTCTTTAGTTGGTGCATCTGGATCAGGCAAGTCGACCTTACTGCGTCTGATTGCAGGTCTCGAGAAGCCCACGTCAGGTTCGGTACAGACTAACACTGAACAAATTGGTTTTGTTTTTCAAGATGCGAATTTACTTCCTTGGAAAACAGCCCTGGAAAATGTTTATTTGCCCTTTGAACTCCTGCCTGACTTGGGTCTAAAAAAAGAAGAAATGAAAAACAAAGCTCTCAAGGCTTTGGAAAAGGTAAAACTTCAAGAGGCGGCCCATTTATTCCCCCATGAACTTTCCGGCGGAATGAAAATGCGTGTCGCAATTGCCAGGGCTTTAGTGACCCAACCCCGACTTCTTTTGCTCGATGAACCTTTCGCGGCTCTTGATGAAATTACGCGCTCTGAATTGCAACTGCAGTTGCGAGACCTGTGGAAGTCAGAAAAAATGACAGTGATTTTTGTGACCCACTCATTAGTAGAAGCCAGTTTTCTTGCTGAACGAGTTATTATGTTAAAGGGAACGGGGGCTAAAATTTCTTCTGATAAAGTTTTGGACCTTCCCGGCGACAGAACGGACTCACTACGCACCTCAGAAACCTTTAACAAGGTCGTCAGAGAACTTTCAGAAAGACTTCGAGCATGA
- a CDS encoding ABC transporter permease, giving the protein MKHNLKTSNLSKSLPALVAFIIFTALLEVLVKSGGIQETLIPAPSQVLKTIAELHPDFQTAFIETLKNTLCGLALSILIGGLTAFVFSMSNLLKRAILPFAVFFQTVPIIAIAPLLVIYFGFGAPTVIASSFIVSIFPIIASTLSGLESASSAQKDLFKIYHASPWQTLVKLKLPNAYSHILSGLKIAIGLSIIGSIAGEFVAGGGLGAMIDAARTQQRVDIVFASLLLLSILGLLLIGALNITHRIVTSRRPFSQGEI; this is encoded by the coding sequence ATGAAGCACAACCTGAAGACCAGCAACTTGTCAAAAAGCCTTCCAGCACTCGTGGCGTTCATAATTTTTACGGCCCTTTTAGAAGTCTTAGTGAAAAGCGGCGGGATCCAAGAAACCCTGATTCCGGCTCCCTCCCAAGTATTAAAAACAATTGCTGAACTTCATCCTGATTTTCAGACCGCTTTCATAGAGACACTCAAGAACACTCTTTGTGGTCTGGCCTTGAGTATTTTAATCGGCGGACTGACTGCTTTTGTATTTTCAATGTCCAACCTTTTAAAAAGAGCTATTCTGCCATTTGCTGTATTTTTCCAGACGGTGCCTATCATCGCCATTGCCCCCTTATTAGTGATTTACTTTGGCTTTGGAGCCCCGACCGTTATTGCATCCAGCTTTATCGTGTCGATCTTTCCAATTATCGCAAGCACGTTATCAGGTTTGGAAAGTGCCTCTTCCGCGCAGAAAGATCTGTTTAAAATTTACCATGCCAGCCCTTGGCAAACTTTGGTAAAGCTCAAGCTTCCCAATGCGTACTCTCATATTCTCTCGGGCCTGAAGATAGCCATCGGTTTATCCATCATTGGTAGTATCGCTGGTGAATTTGTAGCTGGTGGAGGCTTAGGAGCGATGATCGACGCCGCCAGAACTCAACAACGGGTTGATATCGTCTTTGCGTCTTTGTTATTACTTTCAATCCTCGGTCTACTTTTAATCGGCGCCTTAAATATCACACACCGAATAGTCACAAGTCGCAGACCTTTTTCTCAAGGTGAAATATGA
- a CDS encoding ABC transporter substrate-binding protein: protein MKNVILVFVLLCSTQIFAAQTVSLALNWKAEPEFGGFYAAELEGYFAQQGLKVDIIQGGSGTPTVQMLANKKVDFAIVSADEIILSQDRNSKNKVKALYAVYQTAPYIVMSHKERGFKNLKEVFTSDGVLSMQSGLPYFQFLVKKFGKPKVKVVPYLGGVANFINDKNFSQQGFLTTEPLSAEKSGAKVQTFMIADEGFNPYLVVLATTEDTLKNKPDLVKKVLKAVDQGWKNYLSAPDKANHYMATLNKSLNLETFKSAAEIQKPLIVVKDVKLGSMMESRWDTLASQLKDLGLIKITPKATDLFETVNY from the coding sequence ATGAAAAATGTAATTCTGGTCTTTGTCTTATTATGTTCCACACAGATTTTCGCAGCACAAACTGTCAGCTTGGCATTGAATTGGAAAGCAGAACCAGAATTCGGCGGATTTTACGCGGCGGAATTGGAAGGATATTTTGCTCAACAAGGTCTCAAGGTGGATATCATTCAAGGTGGCTCAGGCACACCCACAGTACAAATGCTGGCCAATAAAAAGGTAGATTTCGCTATCGTCAGTGCTGATGAGATTATTCTTTCGCAGGATCGCAACTCTAAGAATAAGGTAAAAGCCTTGTATGCAGTTTATCAAACTGCTCCTTATATCGTTATGTCACACAAAGAGCGTGGCTTTAAAAATCTAAAAGAAGTATTCACTTCAGACGGCGTCCTTTCAATGCAGTCTGGTCTTCCCTATTTTCAGTTCTTAGTTAAGAAGTTTGGAAAACCCAAGGTTAAAGTCGTTCCTTACTTGGGCGGCGTTGCTAACTTCATCAACGACAAAAACTTTTCTCAACAGGGCTTTCTAACCACGGAACCTCTCAGCGCTGAAAAGTCCGGGGCGAAGGTGCAGACCTTCATGATTGCAGACGAAGGTTTCAATCCCTATCTGGTCGTTTTAGCCACAACGGAAGACACACTTAAAAACAAACCTGATCTGGTCAAAAAAGTTCTTAAAGCTGTTGATCAAGGCTGGAAAAATTATCTTTCCGCCCCCGATAAAGCCAACCACTATATGGCCACGCTTAATAAAAGCCTCAATCTTGAGACTTTTAAATCTGCAGCAGAAATTCAAAAACCTTTGATCGTCGTGAAAGATGTAAAACTGGGATCCATGATGGAATCACGCTGGGACACGCTCGCATCTCAATTAAAAGACTTAGGTTTGATTAAAATTACTCCTAAAGCCACTGATCTCTTTGAAACTGTGAACTACTAA
- a CDS encoding YaeQ family protein, with the protein MAQTTTLYRFRIDLSDVDRGVYDLLDFRVAMHPSESMQYLLTRVIAFALNSQQDLEFSPAGLGDPEVPAMRVEVLGSGRISLWIEIGNPSPKKLHKAAKAAQTVKVYTYKDANLILRECAGENIHQAEKIAIHALDYKFLDKIAEGIQRDNKWSLLHHDNSITISWGEQSETSNIKTLSLSPN; encoded by the coding sequence ATGGCTCAAACAACAACGCTCTATCGGTTCCGCATTGATCTTTCCGACGTGGACCGTGGAGTCTACGACCTCCTTGACTTCCGGGTTGCCATGCACCCTTCCGAATCAATGCAGTACCTTCTGACAAGAGTGATTGCTTTTGCATTGAACTCTCAGCAAGACCTTGAGTTTTCGCCTGCAGGCTTGGGAGATCCTGAAGTTCCCGCAATGCGCGTTGAGGTCCTTGGGAGTGGTCGAATCTCCTTGTGGATTGAGATAGGCAACCCCAGCCCTAAAAAACTTCACAAGGCAGCGAAGGCCGCTCAAACCGTCAAAGTTTATACTTATAAAGATGCCAATCTTATTTTGCGTGAGTGTGCTGGCGAAAATATTCACCAGGCCGAGAAAATTGCAATTCACGCACTCGATTATAAATTCCTCGACAAAATCGCCGAGGGAATTCAGCGCGATAACAAATGGAGCCTCTTGCATCACGACAACTCCATCACTATCAGCTGGGGAGAACAGAGCGAGACCTCAAACATTAAGACTCTTTCGCTGTCTCCTAATTAA
- a CDS encoding methyl-accepting chemotaxis protein — translation MIWLKKLELKVKILWTVAVACIMCAAVALGTAIHFNEVEFRKGLITKSRTIHSRLDAAAKFVANQGGLQPMIELYTKKYKSSLELTEEDKSIILQQVPIYAAMKIGMEDSEAQHYNFRVFSNEPRKKENAATFEEMKIFKQFEADVNLQEYVEDNGHKVTVYRPVRLKKSFGCFACHGDPATSPWGNGRDILGYRMEDWKDGKLHGVFAISNDIAETHKAATSDGGLSPTTYLGLFIFAGGLGALLLAAFVMNGPIAVLQRTTKVLGKSGEQLTSTANQIAESSQTLSQAAATQASSLEETVATMEELTSMVKVNSDSATKAAALAVSTRDIATKGEQEIKILIESINSISADSKKIAEITNVIDDIAFQTNLLALNAAVEAARAGEQGKGFAVVAEAVRSLAQRSAEAAKDIASLINGSVAKIRNGSSQAERSGTVLGEIVKSVKEVADLNNEIATASAEQRNGINQIGKAMNSLDEVTQKNAASAEQSSAAAMELSSQSHSLAQSVLLIEEVVFGTNTNPQNAEKIQKTVALETF, via the coding sequence ATGATCTGGTTAAAAAAACTAGAGTTAAAGGTGAAAATTTTATGGACAGTGGCCGTAGCGTGCATCATGTGCGCGGCCGTTGCATTAGGAACAGCGATTCACTTCAACGAAGTGGAGTTTCGCAAAGGATTAATAACTAAATCCAGGACAATACATTCCAGGCTGGATGCTGCCGCAAAATTCGTCGCCAATCAGGGTGGACTCCAGCCGATGATTGAACTGTACACCAAAAAATACAAATCCTCCCTTGAACTTACAGAAGAAGACAAATCTATCATCCTTCAACAAGTGCCTATCTATGCCGCCATGAAAATCGGGATGGAAGATTCCGAAGCTCAACACTATAATTTTCGCGTCTTTTCAAATGAGCCCCGCAAAAAAGAGAATGCCGCCACATTCGAAGAAATGAAGATCTTTAAACAGTTCGAGGCAGACGTAAATCTACAAGAATATGTGGAAGACAATGGCCATAAGGTCACGGTGTATAGACCCGTCCGCCTTAAGAAATCCTTTGGCTGCTTTGCTTGTCATGGAGATCCAGCGACTAGTCCTTGGGGAAATGGAAGAGATATTCTTGGATACAGGATGGAGGATTGGAAGGATGGAAAATTGCATGGCGTTTTTGCAATTTCGAATGATATCGCAGAAACCCACAAGGCGGCGACAAGTGACGGAGGTCTCTCACCCACCACTTATTTAGGTCTCTTCATTTTTGCCGGCGGCCTTGGCGCTCTTTTACTTGCCGCATTCGTTATGAATGGTCCCATTGCAGTCCTCCAAAGAACGACAAAGGTTTTGGGTAAATCGGGCGAACAGCTAACGAGCACCGCCAATCAAATCGCTGAGTCTTCACAAACTCTTTCACAAGCGGCCGCGACACAGGCTTCCTCTTTGGAAGAGACTGTAGCAACTATGGAAGAGTTGACTTCAATGGTTAAGGTTAATAGCGATAGCGCCACCAAGGCAGCTGCTTTAGCGGTCTCAACCCGCGACATTGCAACCAAAGGTGAGCAAGAAATTAAAATACTTATTGAATCTATCAACAGCATTTCCGCTGACTCAAAAAAAATTGCTGAAATCACGAATGTTATCGATGACATCGCCTTTCAAACAAATCTTCTTGCGCTCAATGCTGCCGTGGAAGCGGCCCGCGCTGGAGAGCAAGGAAAAGGATTTGCAGTTGTCGCCGAGGCTGTGCGCAGCCTTGCCCAAAGAAGCGCAGAAGCCGCTAAGGACATTGCCTCTTTGATTAATGGTAGCGTTGCCAAAATTAGGAACGGAAGTTCTCAAGCCGAACGAAGCGGCACAGTGTTGGGAGAAATTGTAAAATCCGTGAAAGAAGTCGCTGATCTAAATAATGAAATAGCAACGGCCAGCGCTGAGCAAAGAAATGGAATCAATCAAATCGGCAAGGCGATGAACAGTTTGGACGAAGTGACACAAAAAAATGCAGCTTCCGCGGAACAGTCATCTGCTGCTGCTATGGAACTTTCCTCTCAGTCCCATAGCTTAGCACAAAGCGTACTCTTAATTGAAGAAGTGGTCTTTGGAACAAATACCAACCCGCAAAACGCAGAGAAAATCCAAAAAACAGTTGCCTTAGAGACATTTTAG